In Bacillus carboniphilus, the sequence TAGGCGGTGTTTTATCAATAGTAAATGATACGGTGGTAGTGAGACCTACCTTATCCGTTACGATGACATTGTAAATGCCGTCTTCTGATACCACATGGTTATTACTAATTGGAATTCCATTCAAATCAGCGGTTCCTTCATTAAAAGAAATGGTCACATCATCTTTAGTTTTGAATCCGTCTGTAAGTCCATCTAGCACTGGCGGAGTCGTATCCAGTTCAATCGTGTCAGAGGCCAGACTAATGTTCCCTGCGGCATCTTTTATTTGAACGGAGACTGTTTTATCTCCATCCCCAGCTGGTAACGTTACCTCTTTTTCAGAGGAAAATGGTTCCCATTCTGACCAATTGTTCTCAGTTGCTGCGATTCTCATTTCAAGCGGTGGATTGGCATCAGTTCCACTTATAGATAGCGTCACATTCGGACTACTAGTTGCCTCTGTCTCACCATTGATGGAGACCGCTGCTGTTGGGTTTGTTTGGTCCAGGGTGATTTGGGCTGTCTGGGTAATAAAGTTGCCTGCTTCATCTTGGATTTTTAAATGGACTGTTTTTGTTCCGTCTCCAAGCGGAAGAGTCCAATCGTATGTTCCAGTGCCATTCACGGTTTGTGCGGTTGACCAATTGTCTCCGTCATCGGAAAACTGAATTGTAACGTTACCGTTCAGATTGTCCGTTGCCTCGTAGGAGAGCTCTACCTGTTCATTGTTTGTGATGGTGGCTCCATTGTTGATGGATATTGCTCCTGATGGCGCTGTTTTATCAATCGTAAAGGTTGCAGAGGACTGATTTTCTGCTTCATCCCAAACTACGATTGTGTAGGTTCCTTCCTGTGTGATTGTTTCTCCACTATCGTAAGGATCCCCATTCAAGAAGGCAGGGCCATCTGAAAAATTGATGGTTACATTTCCATTCGTCACTAGACCATCTGTTACACCTGTAATAGTCGGATTAGTTTGGTCTAGGACAATTGTATCGTCGATTGTAACTATATTTCCTGCAGCATCTTTCAACTGCATATAAATGGTCTTCGGTCCGTCTCCTGCGGGCAAGTTCCATGTTTTTTGACCGCTTAATGCACTGAAGTCCTCCCATGTTGACCAATCTACATTGTTGTCTGAAAACCTCACTTGTATTGGTTCATGGTCGTCTTCTCCCGTGATGGTTAGGGAGACTTCGGTTTTGTTAATAATGGTTTTGGAATTTTCGATAGTGACAGTACCAGTTGGAGCCGTTTGATCTAGTGTGATTACATCCGATATTTTCACGGTGTTTCCAGCTTGGTCACGAAGTTCGACATAGACCGTTTTGTCCCCATCTTCGTCTGGGATGGTCCATGGTTTTGTCGTTGTGAACGGTTCCCATACTTCGTCAGAAAAGGTTTCATTATTGGAAATGCGCATTTCCGAAACGCCATTTTCATCATTAGCATCAATTGACAGGGTAACCTCTTGTGTATTGACTAGATTCGCATTTTCATTGATTTGGAGACTTCCAGTTGGATTCGTCCGGTCCACAATGAAATTGATGGTAGTCATGTTGCCCGCCTGATCTTTTACGATTAAAATATGCGGACCTTCTGTTGTGATGGTTGTTCCGCTTACAAAAGGCTCACCATTTAGAGTAGCGTTCGTTTCAGTAAAGGTTGGAGCTGCACTCCTCACCTGGGCACCCTCTGAAATACCGGTAATACTCGGTGCCACGCGATCAAGTATGATGGTTGCTGAAATTTCATTAGAAATATTGCCAGCTTGGTCTTGAAGCTGCATAAAGACCGTTTTTGTCCCATCTTCCCCTGTTAGCTCGAAGGTCTTGGTTGTCGTAAAGGCCTCCCACACTTCCCAGCTTAGTGAGTCTTGTTTAAACCTCATTTGAGCTGGTTGGCCTTCTGCTTCAATGGTGATGTTTACAGCAGGGTTATTTGTATGCGTTCCATTTGTAAACTCGATGGTTCCCGTTGGGGCCGATTGATCTAAGGTGATGGTTGCTGAATACGTTTCACTCTTGTTCCCCGCCTCGTCTTGAAGCTGCATGTATACGGTTTTTTCTCCATCAGTTTCTGACAATTTCCAAGTTTTACTATTACTTATTGGTTGCCAGCTTGAACCAGTCCAGTCGTCTTCTTGGTTAGAGAATCGGACTTGTGTTGTGTCTGTGGGGTACGAATCGATATTTAAAGTTACGTTTCTACTGTTAGTTACGCTTAAGTTGGAGTTGATTGTGAAGGTTCCTGTTGGTGGGGTCTGATCTAGTGTGATGGTATCTGAGTAGGTTGGTCTGGCGAGATCATCTGTTTTTCCGTCATACACCTTGTAGTAAACTGTTTTTGTCCCGTCTCCATCGGTTAATGTCCAAGGTTTGGTTGATTCGAAAGGTTCTCTTGGGCTCCAGGTAACATTGTCATTCGAGAATTCAACTTCAATAGGGTCATTTTCTGGGTCGGAAGCTGTTAGGTGTAGCTTTACTTCTTTACTATTGGTGAATGGTACATCATTGTTGATTTTGATTGTACCTGTTGGTGGACTGTTGGATTGGTATGTGATTTCTAGGTGAGGTACATCAGTTGGTGTAATTTCTCGACCAAAAGCTTGTTTCTCTATTGCCTTTTTATCCATAAATACTACTAATGACTGATAGAAATTACTTGGATCCGTTGTTGAGTCTCTCCCTTTTAGCAACAAACTGATCACTTGATCGTTATTTGCTAGTTGTTCTAATACATGACTTGTTATGTCAATCTTTATTATTTTATAGTTTTCCGTAGTATCCTCGTCTGGCACCTGGATATTTGCGATTTTTGGAAGTATAGGTGTAGGCATAGGGGTATGTTCTTCTAACCAAGCATCGCTGGTTGTCTCGTATATATCAATATAGGCAGGTTCACTATCATTAGTCTCATTTATTTCAACTATTGGTATTACCAATTTAGCATCTTGGATGACTCCAGCAATATTAGATCCAGACATATCAAATTTTAATGCAGCTGTGTAAACATATCTCTCCCCGAACCAATTCTCAAAACCTACAACATGAATATTCGGTTCGTTATAAGAAGAATTATCCCACCCATCTGGATAATACGTTCCATCGTGGGATACATCTTCTGTTACGGTTATCGTGGCAGTATCCACACTGGAAGTCATTACTTCTTCAGCTTCAGCCTGATTAGGAATCATCCAGCCCGCCGGAAAAACAAGCAACAACGCAACTAGCAAATGAAATCCTTTCCTCAATTCACTCCCCCCTTTCTTCTTTTTTAGTTTTTTCTAGCAGGATATCATATACGAAAAAAGTCCCGTTTATGACAATTTTCCCTTTATTAAGTTACTCAAGTTTACGAGATAGCACAATCGTTTTCTTTCGACAAAATTTACGCTTTTTAGTAAAAATAGAGACTTTATACCTATTTTATTGTATGAAAAAAGGCCCTCTTTTTTAAAAGAGGGCCTTTAAATACACATAAAAGCGGATGAAAGTGGGTTAGGAATTTTTCCATAACCTACTTCTAAAAATCATACTTTATACCTATTCGTTACTGTAATTGATCTGGCTTCGATATATTCGTCAGCGCTCCACCAGCACTTTCGTTTGATTGCTCACGAACAGCTAAGTCACCAAGTGCTACAATCCCAACAAGTTGACCGTTTTCTACTACTGGTAGGCGGCGAACTTGATTTTGAGACATTAGAGCTGCCGCTTCCTCAAGGGATGCATCAGGGCTACATGTTACAACATTATGAGACGCAACTTGAGAGATGCTATTTTGGTGGCCAGCGATACCACGGATAGCTAGGTCACGGTCTGTTACCATCCCAACTACTTGGCCATTTTCCACAACTGGAAGGGAACCTACATTTAACGATTGCATTTTTTGTGCAACAGTTTCTAAGTTATCTTGGTTTGAGCAACTTTGAACATTTGTAGACATGACGTCACGTACACGCATAGGAAAAATCCTCCTTTTGATAAAATAACATGTATATTATGTGGAGGATTTTTGGAAATATACTATTTTGGATTGGAAATGTGGTTTTGGTGGGGGGAATGATGGTTTAAGGGTGATGAAGTGCCGGTTAATTGGGGGTTCTGTATCACTTGGTTCATACTTTGGCTGTAATTTTCCTATTTACCTTGGGAATGGGGGGCGTTTTCGGAACACAGAGGCTTCTTTTCGGAACTTAGTTCACTCGATTCGGAACTTAGTGTACTATTTTCAGAACTCACTCCACCTTTTTCAGAACTTAACTCTCTCTTTTCAGAACTCACACCATCTTTTTCAGAACTTAGCTCTCTCTTTTCAGAACTCACTCCACTTTTTCCAGAACTCATCCCACTGGGACACTAAACCTGTCCCCTCTGTCCCAGCCAACTGGGACACCAAACCTGTCCCCTTGTCCCAAAGCAAAAAGCCCAGCCGAAGCTGCGCCTTTTGTTAGACTGGCTCTTCTTTTTTGTACTTGAGTTTGGTTGCTTCCCCTCCGCGCAGATGGCGGATTGATTTATGATAGTCCAAAATTTCCTTTACTTCGTTGGCTAGGTCTGGATTGATCTCTGGAAGCCTTTCCGTTAAATCCTTATGAACGGTACTTTTGGATACGCCAAACTCTTTCGCGATGACGCGAACTGTTTTCCTCGTCTCCACGATATACTTACCTATCTTGATTGTTCTTTCTTTGATGTAATCGTGCACACCACTCGCCCTCCCTAAATTGGATGTGAGAAGTGTGAAATGAGACTCGCTTTCACTTGGACTAAGTACTTCTAATCCCGCATAAAGGTTACATGTTTCTCGTCCATCTGCAATTTCTAGCAGACGAAGCATCGTGTGTGTCTCTAGGTTTAGTGTATGTACTCTTTAGAGGCTTCTTTTTCGTCTATTCATTTTTATGCGGCAGAAAGAATGAACCTTCTGTGCCTACAACAAATAATCATGTCTCCAACTTGATCTAGGTGTCTAATAAACGCGCTCACCTCAAACACTCTCGTGAAACTTTGAGTTTGTAACAGTTTATTAGCTTGGATACGGGAATATGCACAAATTAACCAATAAGGACAAGGTGTACAAGCAATTTTGTACAAAAAATTATTATTCAGCTTTTTTACCGTTATTGTGGCATTTTATAATAATTTATAAAATATGGATATTACAGTATGAATATGACTATGTAACACAATATTAATATATAAATTGTTTTTTATATGTTATGATTTCTGATGATAATAAAACTATTATAAATATTTTAATACCGTATTGGAGGTTACGTTATATGTTTAACGAGAGAGATGCCTTAAAACTCCGCCTCGAGCAACTAGCTGAACAAGAAGAACGATTTTTAAAACTATTTCGTGAGGAACGTGAACTGATTTTCACTAAACTACGAGAATTGGATACAAGCGAGAAACCGGTGAAAACAGAAGTTGTAGAGAAAACACCTGTTGATCCAGAACTTACTGAGGTTGTAAAACCTGCTCCAACACCTGCTAAAAAAGCTGCACAACCGAAGAAATCATCTACTCCTAGCCCACAAGGTAATAAAAGAGGTAGAAAGCCAACCGTTACACCTGAAAAAGAAGCAGCTATTGAAATTTTAAAAATGCATCCTGAAGGAATGAAAGGTGTGGACCTGCAACGTGCTGTTGAAGAAGCAACTGGCTCACCGATTGCAAACATGACGACCTTCATGAAGTCCGTTGAAAACCTAGATCCAAACGTGCAAAAACCAAGTCGCGGAACCTATATCTACGCGAATACAGATACTCCATTTGGTGAATTTTAATATATCAATCAACTTAGATAAGCCATTTTTCATTTATTTTTGAATGAAAATATGGCTTTTTTTATAAAAGCTAAATCCTATTTTTCTTTTATCAAATGATTTTTTTCCATAATTGTGTAACTATGGAAACAAACCTTTCGTCTAACTCGTTAGAAAGACATAAAGGAAAGGTGACATTACATGAAGAAATTAGGATTAGTAAGCCTTACAGCAATGGCATTGATCATCCCTTCTACCTCTGGCTTTGCTGCTGTCGATGCCAATTGTGGCGAAGGAAATGGTGAAGTAACGTGCCTGCAAGTACCTGTTAAAGACCTTGCTACAGAAGAAAAAGCTTATCAATTTTTACAGGAGCATTATATCTTCTATGGATATGCTGATGGAGAAGCACATTTAGATCGGCTCACTAATCGTGCACAGGTAGCTGTCACTCTGCAACGGATGTTCAGCCTTCAAGCACCAACTAAATTAGCTGATGGCCCTAACCCAAATCCATATAAGGATCTGGCTTATCACTGGGCAGCCGACGATATCCATGCTGTTCACGAAGCAGGCTGGATGAAATATGATGGCGAAGAATTTAAACCGAACCAAACCATTACTCTCCAAGAATTAGCCGAAATCCTTGTAAGAGTAGCAGAACTTAATACCGGTGAATATGCTTCCATATGGCTACCGGCCGATTCCGAGTATCAAGATGATCTTGCTGCTGCTTTAACGGAAAAATTAATTAGAGGATCAGACGACTATAAAGCGGAAGCCACTCGTGGTGACTTAGCGTTTGCGCTGAACCAACTGTACCACTATATGTTAGAAAAGGAGCCTAGTTCTGTTATGAGCGCATTAGTTCCTTCATTAAAAGTTGAACAAACCGATGACAACTGGTCTTGGACATTTGATATTAAAAACCAATCTGAAGACGTCCAAACTGTAGCTTTTTCATCCGGACTCAATTTTGACTACATTCTTTACAAGGATGGGAAAAAAGTTGAACAATATTCTGATGGAAAATTCTTTATTATGATTTATAAAGAACAAGAGGTAGGAAAAGGAGAAGGACTGAACTACAAAGGGGTCTTCTCTGATCTAGAACCTGGGGAGTACACACTTGAAACCTGGTTAGTAGCCAAAGGTTGGCCTCAGGTTAGAGATAAAGTGTCATTTATAGTAGAAGAATAGGTGGTATTGCTCCGAAGCCTTGTTGGCTTGGGGGCTTTTTCCCATTCTTCATCCATGTTGAACAACCTGTGCAAGAAAAGGATGTCTAAGGCTAGATTTTCACACATTATTTTCACAATACCGAAAACGAGTATTTTTCTTGAAAATATGGTAGTCTATAGGTAATATAATTTTCTTACATTTTTCCAATCATGTGGTTTACTGGTTACTTATTCTGGGTACTAATGTCATAAGACTTTTGTGACCTGCGTCATAAAATGATACTTTATTACGAATACATGTAGTGAAACTGCTTCATGACGGAACAGTACCGATGACTTTTGGCCTAATTTCAGTTGTTCTGGACAGGTTAGAACGCTAAAAGCATATAGTTAATTCAGGGGACCACCTATCACCTTTCCCCTCTACCATTTTAAAAAAATACTGTTTTTCGATTCAAAAGCAGGATTCCAACGTGCGGTCAATAGCCGAATTTACACAATAATTACCCCAATATTACAAAATTATTTCATAAATTTTACATATAATCATACTATTATTCTAGTTCATTCGACATTATTCTATTTATTATTTTCATAGATATGGTATAATCGACAATATACTCCATAAGGGTGGGTAGCTATGAGCAAGGTTGATGAATATCAGGAAATCAATAATCTCCTAAATGAGTTTATACAATCTATTCACTTTTATGAAAAAGATGAGGCTTGCACTTTTTATGAGCATTTAAAAGATATTGACACAAGTCAACTTGATCAAGCAACTTTAGATAAGTTAGAGTTGTATACTTTTAGATACTATACCTTTATCCATGATTACAGTAATGCATTGGAAATAATGAATAAACTACATACACGGTATGACAGTATGGACGAAGAGGACCAAATTTTATTTAATACTTACGAAGGCATTTATAAGGTATCCCATGAGGATATTGAAATTGGGATAGGAATCTTTCAAAAGATAATTGATGAATATGATGACTTACCAGGTATAGTAAAAAGTGATTTATACTATCACCTTTGTTGGGGATACGTCTATCTAGATGATTATAAAAGATCAGTAGTATTTGGTAATAAGGCCCTTGATCTTTACCTGGGTGAATTTAACTTATTGAGAATTATTTATACTCAAATGTTGTTAGCCATTTCTCACTTAAACCTTGGTTTTTACAATGAAGCTGAGGATATTTACAAACATCTTATTCGCAATACCAAGATTCTAAGATTAAATAAACTCTTACCCCATATTGAGTACAACCAGATTGCTGCATTAGTAAAGGCTGGGAATTACTCTAAAGCAATAAAGAACACACAGAATTTGTTAAAAACTTTAGATAAAGATGAAGAATTATACATTAAAACCCTCCTTTCATTGGCGGAAGCTAAAATAATGAACAGAGAGCTTTCGGATATTGAAGAGTTAATAGAATTAGTTAAAGAAAGAAGTAGTAGAAAACAAGCTTTCGAAAAATATGAACTACTTTCCAATTACTACGAGAGAAAACTGGCCAGTGAATATGATGCTTATAAATATTTAATTGATAAGCTCGCACCTTATTTATTAAAAAATAAAGAGAAAAAACTCCTTCTTGATTTAACAAGAATGATGGGAGATTACTTTATTAAACAGAGAAACTACGAACTGGCTTCAAATTATTATGAACTTAACCTATCACTAAACTAGCTTATCCTTTCTCCTAGAATACATTTAAAGGGGGTGAGAATGTGAAAAAATTATTAGGTGCAATCCTATTAGCTGCAGCAATCTTTGCTATTTCCTCTTATTCAACAAATAATGAAATTGCAGGAGGAGGCGGTACTTCTCTACCTCCACCAGGTGCAACTATGCAGACTATGAGTATGAGCATTGATATGTAAAATGTTATGGGAAGTAACTAAAAAAGTTACTTCTCTTTTTTTATTTTAGTTTAAAAAAGAGGTACCTCATATGCCGGCACCTCTTCCCCTACCTTTTATTATTCCTTCCCAACATCAAAATAACCACAATCGCCAAAACCCCTACAACCATTAAGGCAAGAGAATACCAACGACTAGTCCCTCCTGCCTCAGCAGAAAGCAAACTAATCCCCTGCTGTATGACCGTAGTTTTTCCCTCTTGATCGCCATTACCCATTTCAATAGAAATAAGCTGAAAGACATCATACCAAATAAAGATTGCAACAGGTATTAGGATAATCGTAAGACTGATTTTCACGATTTTCATAGAGTACATCTCATTTCAAAAGTGTACCTGGAGTTCTTTTTCTCCATTACTGCTCTCCCCTATTCAGCATCCAAACATTCAATCGCTAATCGAATCGCACTCTCCAAATCTCGTTGCGACCAGCTCGGCATTCTTTTCTTTCCTTCCACCACAAGATCATGGGAAGCCGGAATGTGAATGAAGCCCGCTTGCATGTTAAGACCTTCTGTTTTCAGATGGTGAAGCATCGTGTACATGACATTGTTACAGAGATATGTTCCCGCGCTATTGGAAACATTTGCAGGATATCCGTTTTCTTTTAATAGATTGACCATTTTTCGAACAGGAAGTGTTGAAAAATACCCATCTTG encodes:
- a CDS encoding CBS domain-containing protein — translated: MRVRDVMSTNVQSCSNQDNLETVAQKMQSLNVGSLPVVENGQVVGMVTDRDLAIRGIAGHQNSISQVASHNVVTCSPDASLEEAAALMSQNQVRRLPVVENGQLVGIVALGDLAVREQSNESAGGALTNISKPDQLQ
- the spoIIID gene encoding sporulation transcriptional regulator SpoIIID is translated as MHDYIKERTIKIGKYIVETRKTVRVIAKEFGVSKSTVHKDLTERLPEINPDLANEVKEILDYHKSIRHLRGGEATKLKYKKEEPV
- a CDS encoding BsuPI-related putative proteinase inhibitor; the protein is MKKLGLVSLTAMALIIPSTSGFAAVDANCGEGNGEVTCLQVPVKDLATEEKAYQFLQEHYIFYGYADGEAHLDRLTNRAQVAVTLQRMFSLQAPTKLADGPNPNPYKDLAYHWAADDIHAVHEAGWMKYDGEEFKPNQTITLQELAEILVRVAELNTGEYASIWLPADSEYQDDLAAALTEKLIRGSDDYKAEATRGDLAFALNQLYHYMLEKEPSSVMSALVPSLKVEQTDDNWSWTFDIKNQSEDVQTVAFSSGLNFDYILYKDGKKVEQYSDGKFFIMIYKEQEVGKGEGLNYKGVFSDLEPGEYTLETWLVAKGWPQVRDKVSFIVEE